The genomic interval AATTGTGCCCTCTTGCGATTTACGCCAGGGTGACCCGCTATTCCCTTATTTGTTTATATGGGCTACAGAAATCCTGTCAAGATTGCTAGAAGATGCTCTTGGTAAAGGGAGTATCAAAGGCATTAAGCTCAATAGGGGGTCCGATTCTTTCACACATTTTTTTCGCGGATGATCTTATTCTGGTTGGGAGGGTCGCGATGGTTGAGGCTAAAGGCTTTTGGCCGCAATGCCTTGAGAATTTTTGTGATTGGCCCAGTCGACAAATCAATAAACTTAAGACTTCAATCTtctttagaaaaaatacttccaaTGGGTTAAAGAAAGGCATCACGGAAGCTTTGGGAATCAAATCCCCTGAATGTAACATTAAATACTGGGGCTTCTCCTGTTCAGGTCGAGACAAAAGGATGCAAATTTTAATTTCATACTAGATAGCCTCTCTTCAAAGCTTCAAGGGTGGAAAGCAAAAACTCTTTCGAAGGCTTGACATGCCACCCTCATTAAATATGTGGGCCTTGCTATGCCATCATATGCCATGTAAACAACTAAACTGTCAAATCATCTTACTTCTAAGATTGATGGCATGGTCCGTGACTTCTAGTGGGGGTTCAAAAAAGGAAATCATGAGGTCCACTTAAAGGCTTAGGATAAAGTGTGCCTTCCCAAATCTAGGGGCCTTGATTCTAGAAATCTAGAGAAATGAATCAGGCTTTTTTGGCCAAGTGGGGATGGCCTTCCTCTTTAAGTTTTGGAAGTTTAGTTTTTGAGTCAACCATGCAATTTCTTGAATTAGGTTATGTCCAAGCTATGTTTTGTTTTGGGGTTATTTTTGAGCTGTATTTGAGTTATTTAAGACTAGTTTGAGGTCAATTTGTTGGTTGTGTGTGGAGCTGAGTGGTGGATTTTGAGATTCTGAGTTTTAGACGATTCCATTGCTTGGAATTTGTTTATTGGACCTCGTCTAGGTAATATGGAGAATTTTACCAAGTTTGGGATTAATTTGAGCTCGAAATGAGACTTGGTGTTTTTCTGCGGTAGAAATGACAGATCGTTTCTAAGGAGACGATCTACCTTTTTTCAAGCAGTTTTTCCAGTCTCGCTTTTTCGTGTTTGCTCAATATTTACAGTATTTTCATGCTATTTATTGATAGAAaaattttcttgttttgagtTAAGGTCTCCAAAAAGGTTTTAGCAAGTTGTTTACCCGTTTTGCATGATTGTGACGTACGACCTCCGTTCAGCGCGTGAGTTTTCATTCAGATTGATTGACACACTTGAATCTAGAAAcaatgtaagattagtataaaatGTGTATgcgtatatgtgtatgtgtgttATATGCATGATGTATTATGTGATTTGTATGCTACCAACACTATCACGGTTGCGGTACGAAGTGCATTGGTACAGTATATGATATTAAAGGACATGACACAATGTTACCAATACTAGTACAAGAAGAGTAcagagtgcatgtggtacaacatTTTGTGGTACTTGAGGTGTCGTTCAgccctaccaacactagtatggGATGAGTACTTAATGCCTGTGATACATGATTTGTACTTCTGTTAAGAACATTCTTGATTCATCtgaagccttgtaaataggtgtatgcgGGCCTAGATACAAATCAatattatgttatatattttgtgtttttcttactgagtttgtcgactcacatatattatatacatgtgtaggtaaaggaaagacgAAAGTTGTGCACCAGTGACGACTTGGACCTTCATTTTATAGTCTCGGAGCGAcacttttgtaaaatatattttgaataatattgtaACTTTTAAGACGGGATCCCGACTTTTATGTATggttatatatttatacaagtttaaagttaaattaaaagtttaactttggtaagattttttttttaaaaaaataacactttgattagcaaaggtgTGCACAACAATTAGAAAATCATTGTAACGGTCCTAATCAAGTAGAACACGGTAAGTCCTCGCTTTCCTGATTTCACTTTCTCCATCTTGTTCTCTCGGATCCAATCTCATTGTATTGTGTATTGTGATTAGGGTTTGTTTAggaattttttattatgattataGGGTGTGTGTTATGGATTTGTGTAttgttattctttttttattaagttttttacTGATTCTTTTGTATATGGGGTTTCTCGGGGTGGGGTCTTGCTGGGGTTGGGGTTTTTCGAGGGGGTGTGTCGTTGGAGGGTTTTTTGGGGCGGGTTCTCGCCAAGAGTTGGGTTTCTCATGGTgagatctttgaattatttattagttatttttcaaaaaaaaaaaaaaaattcatagaaCTCATTATTTACAATTTTGATAAAAAGTAGTATATAAATTAttgtgtaattaattaataaataattataaaataaattaaattttataatatttaaaatattttttatttaattttattttaaaaaattactagatataataataataataataataataataataaaatattattcctTGTGAGTCACATTGAATGAATATTTTTTCATTgatgaatatgaaaaatatttctttttatctttctaGATATCATGTCCAACATAAAATTGAGAGCAAAACTTATCATGTCAAAATTTAATGGACATAAAGAggttttttttagtattgtaaataatatttttggttaaataattagttattttgGCCGAAAGAGGGTTTCATCTCATAAATTTATTAGTGATTCAAATCAatctgtaatatatatatattatattatggcacacaaattatttaaaaataataattaggtgatgtttggttggaaggaatgaaaacataagaataaaaatgaaaatggaaataggaataggaataagaatggaatggaatggaataaaatttaaaatgcataaaaaattgataaaaaaatcattaaattttttctcatgttacattagaatggtctttccttctatttcaaaatggaatagtcattccactaaaatggtagaaagagcattctattagaatgacattccaacactttaaaatgcaaccaaacaaacgaatggaataaaaattattttctttccattccattcaatTTCATTATCTCCAACCAAACATCACCTTAGTTTCCTGTAAAGGTATTatcttaatattaaaaaaagagcattgctattaaacACCAGTGGTGTCCAGCACTTTTCATAAGTGGCGTCTCATGATTGTTTAGCTATATtacttaaaatttattttcttaagttatataggacccgatacttaattacaccaataacagTATGACACCGAGTAGGgtattaggcaccagtggtgcttTTTAGTAATTCtcttaaaaaattatgaatgtAAGAAAGAATTAAatgctttaaaaaaaaaaagaaaaagaaaatgttaAATGTTAGTTGTttctgatattttattttatttatttttcttatcagTTTAGagtaaaaagaaaaatgttgtggttacatatttttaatgtgtcattttccatttttctttattattttttttccatacCAAAAATAGGGTAGAGAAGAGACCGACACACCAGTTATCTAACAAAAAATCATTTGGATATGATGAAATAATCTTACATGAAATGATAAGGTTGATCTCAAATTTGAGCTCTTACTAATAATCTAATAATGATTAAAACTGTAATAGAATACAAATGTGTTTAATAAATGAACATTATAATACTGTTCCCTTGTCTAGACACAAAATTTATAGGTTGGGCTTTCAAGTAATTGAAAGAGCCTATATGGGAGGGAGGGACTCTGTATTGTCAACCTATCAACAGTACAAACTCTTATGCAAAACGTTTGAACCAAAGGCAAGCTATTGCAAATTAATTGAATCCAaacaattaaagaaattaaatacTTTGTTCgtttgtttgtatttttgctaggAATTAAAAACCTTTTTTGTttcatggttttttttttaatttttctcctGAAAAAATATAATGTGAGGAGCAGGCCCGACAACAGTGGTCCTCACTCATTAGGAAATGACTACTTAGTGTGGGTTGAGAAGAGTAGAGAGAAGTAAAGGAGGGAGGGGTTTTTGtggtatttttcatatatagAAGCAAAGCAACACAAGTCCAAAATCCAAAGAAAATCTAAATAAGATTGCAGAAATTCCCAAGAGACGAAAAAGTAGATTGTAGATAGCAACCCAACTGAGAGCGACCAGATCAACAGAGCTGCGTTTTGGTGGATACAATACAGATAAACACTGTCATGCATtagattaataaatattatgagcCATTACGGAATTAAAAAGAAAAGTCTTTCTGTGGCTATCTTTTCCTTTTTAAGACCTACACCTACACTGTTTTTCTGTACCATCATGCCTCTCTCTCactctatatatatgtattaaatatgGTCTTAATTTCTTCCTATATTATCCTAATGCTATCTTTTATTATCTCTTTCTTTAATTGACTTTTTAGCCTCTTCTCCGGTTTGCTTGTTTTTCCCTCTCTTTTCTCTGTTACTAGTTACTACACACAAATTATGTCATGTCACATTCATGCACAAGATTCTCTCTCTACACTACTACAGCTACTTTAAATATACTGCAAAACATAGTAGCTGTATTCTTAtaaatttttgttttcttttgggGGGTGGATTTAATTTCTTGATTTTTCATAACAAAATTTCTTTCACATTGATTGATAGTGACTTTATCTTCTGCTGGATTTGGTctggaaagagagagagaatgagagattATAGCTAAGGCTAGGCTGTAGAGACTAGTAGCTTTAGTCTTAAAAACTCTATTTGGTTTTCTACTTGTAGCCCTGCTGCTTATGAGACTTGACCCTACCGCATCTTTCTTATCACAAATAGAGAAAACTTCACCTAAGAATTtttactaggaaaaaatatcaACAATGGAAACAAAAGTATCATTTTTCACTCATAGTTAAGCTCTTTATAAACTTTAAAGccatcaaatttaaaaataagttttCCAATAAATACCACCACATTCCTAGGACCCCCTATATCTTTTGAAAAAGAGTGCAGAATAGagaaagtttgagtttagatcATTTGGATTTATATGAGAATAGGGTTTTTGGTTGGTTGGTTGGTTGGTATACTCTTTCTTTTATGGAAGAATCCAAACAAGTCTTCGCCTTGGGTTTGGGCATAACATAATAGAGGTGCCTTTCATGTCCATTACAAGGTCCTGGAATAatgggttttttctttttcactttCAATGTCCTCACACAACAACACAAAGGAATGAACAAGACTAAGACTGGGATATACTGAAAGGGTgttgttttgtttattttaagattCCCCCAAACACATGTATTAAGTCATGTTCTTTaaagttttgttttgttttgtattaaaaatttttgaaaaaattatttagattgttaaatttaagaattttatttttatctaattttgttCAATATTTTACTAACGAATGCCTAATTAGACGATTGTCTATATGTATCAAATCatacaactcaaattttgacatgtactaaatcgtgtctCTTGAACTAACGTCCACATCGGGGGCTTGTTAGTAAAATTGAACGAAAGTTGTTAAATTCAAAGATCTCAATAGTCCAAAAAAAATTTTTAACAGCCTAAAACGTTTAGAGAACACAATTTAATACATAAAATTTAGAATAGAggaaaatcctaattagcctatattACTTTTGACTGGTTCAAAAACATtacatttaaaatatacatcttacttattatataaatatctatttaAGAGATTTTATTGTGCTTTAACATATTATTGTGCGCTTTAACAGAATTTTTTTGGACTCGTTAGACTTAGCATATACTGTTAACTCCTCAATCGTAAATACAGGAGCGGACCCACATATAACCGAGGCGGGATAGTCGCCCTCCTGAAAAAAGAAacggaaaaaaaatatatatacaatttaattagttacaacatgtatttataataaaagatgatatttataaatataatattaacttTGGTGTAATTATTAAGCTATTTAACATATAGCTTAGAGGACAAGGATTCTAATCccattaaatgtatttttttttctttttaaatttacttttttgTCCCCCCCTcacttactaaaaaaaaaattacaccccCTCACTTTGAATCCTAAGTCCACTGCTTAAATATGAAGAGCCTACTAGacatttttaaactaaaacGATATATCCATTTAAAATAAAACTGAATGATATATACATACTATATAAAACTAATAGCAGCTTTTCTAACCATTGTATTGCTATAAAAAGTATACAATTGTCTCTTCATTATAACATCTGCAAAGTAATTCAACAAATTTTGAATAGCAAGCCTAAAGATTTTCGATCTGGCGAGTACATAGTactaatatatacatgtatatatataagtagGCGTCGATTTTGTGCCCATATGTACAAAACACGGATTGGAATCCGTGTACGGCAGGTAGGTCCCACGTTAgaatagttataatttttaattatttaattaagttggcAACCGGTTATTCTAGGTTTGGTAACCGGTTGTAcatttgtatttttaattaaaaaataaaaaggtacAATTTAATTACTGTTCACGTCagttaaagtaaaaaaaagtaCAACAGCTTTACTGTTCGTGGCAGTTAATTGTACAAATATACTGTAGGCAGTGGGTCCATGTTGTCGGAGTGaggttattttggtattttacatCATGTATGTAATTTTGGAATTGTAGTTGAGTACAAAatatcacgtaccgagtacattaattgtttatgcatgctgtttagtaaaattagtgtacaaaatatcacgtaccgagtacaAAATATCATGTACAGAGTACATTCATTTTTGTTTCGTAGTACATTGTTAAGaataatttgttataaattatgaaattatgtgtTGGTATATATTGAGTTTTACGTTggtgtattatttttatttttattattgtgtataaaaaaaaattcattactATGGAAATTTTGACCTTATAAGATTGAATTTTCTTgggtaaaataatttatttgttcattaattataaatttgagATTTGTTGAGATAAATACCTTAAACACGGCAAACATAACATGAAGTATATAAATGTAGAGTTTTTGAAGCAATAACTAGAGTCATAAACCTTAAAACATCAACGGTTAAAAATAgctagttatatatatgaatgaccATAGTATGATTCTTGTGTGGAGGAAGGCGGTTCAGGGAAATACGCGTTGGAGTGTTCATTGAATGAGTCAGTTGTTGGTTGATTGTGTGCTGACTGTTGCCCCTGAGATCCGATTCTCGTTGACGGTTTGGGCACCGCCGATAATCATGGCCTGATGAGCGACAAATGCGACaatgtcttgagtttcttgggaTCTGCTCCCCGTTCGGTCCTTCCCTTGGATTTCCCGTACCCTTTGTTCTCACAACTTCAGGGTCTTTAATAATGTTGGGGTTGTTACGATATCTTCCAGGTTGTGGCGTCTGTCCTTCTGGATTGGAACTCATCTCAAATTCTTCCTTGAACATTAGAGTTAGCCGTTCAATCTCTTCCTTTGCACGCGTGTACGAATCCTCTGTTTTTGCTGCATAGAAAGTCAAGTTATAAGTTAATGAGCTGAGAGATCCAAACCTAGCCATCTCATAAATGTGTTGTTGTTCTTGTGCCGGGGGGTTAaaatgtaggtggagatttgTCTTCGCGGATTTGCTCCATCGCTTCATGAGAAGAGTATTAGGTATTCTTCTGATGTTTAATCTTTTCATTGTAGCCCATAAATGTCTACAAGGGTACCCCTGACTTTCATATAGCATGCAGCTACAGTGTAGTGCTCGTTGGCCTTCACAGTAATGAACTCGGTATCGGACTTCCGGATGCTAAAACTTTCCAATGGTGTATATCTGCCACTCTCCTTCTTGCTCCTGACTTATGACAAAATAATTATTCTCTAAATCAAGTTGCTCAGCAACCTTGTGGTACATAGTTCTTGTGTAGAATTCAACACATTGGTTGTAGTACGTGGTCAAGCATGTAGGATTAGGTGGGTGAGGTCGAGTGCATCTGCTTTTGAAGTCATTTGCAGTCTCGTTGTGTCTGAGCTTTGAGACTGTCATATCTATGGTTGTTACAAATTCACGCAAGCAATAATTCTTCTCTAAAAATTTTTTTAGGGCTGAGTTGATCGATTCGCAACGTTGTGTGGTTCTCATTCCTGCAACGAATGAACCCCTTAAATAAGTTTCTGCTCACTGTTTTCTTGTGTCGAATGTTGTTTGGTACCATTCATTATCTGTTAGTTGTTGGGTTTCGACGACGTCTAACCATCTTGCTTCAAAATCCTCCTCCTCGTAGTAGTTGTACATTAGATCTTTAAATCTTTTCAAGAAGATCGGATCTTTAACCTTTTTGGAAGCATTTGTATTGAGATGCCAAGCACATAGACGGTGTGTAACATCAGGCATGTGTTCCATGATGGCCTGTTTCATGGCCACATCTTGGTCGCAGACTACAACATTTGGCTTCTTATCTCCATGGCATTCGAGAAATTTTTGAAGTAGCCAACGATAGGATGGAAGCTTCTCGTGGAGGAGGAGAGCGAACCCGAAGATGCATGTGTTGAAATGGTGGTTTACGCCAATGAGAACAGTGAGAGGCTTATTGTACTCATTTGTCATGTAGGTGGTATCAAACCCTAGTACATCCCCAAAAGCCACATAGTCGACACGTGAGTTTCCATCTGCCCAAAATAAGTTAGCCAATCGATTCTCCTCGTCCACCTGATATACAACGAAGAAATTTGGATCCCTCTCTGCGAGACAATCAAGAAATCCCAACGCTCCTTCCGAGTCCGTCTCTATCTTTTCTTCTCGCTTGGCACCAGCAACCCTGTTGTAGACATCTCGAAGTTGACATGGCATTCTCTCGTAACctccactttgcaaagcaacatGAGACATTATGTTGGCAGTTTTAATTCCAACTGAGTTCATCGACCTAACTTGGGCAAGCAAGCCATCGGACACTACTCGGTATGATCTCAAAAATTGTACCTCACTTGATGAAGCGAGGTCGTGATTGTGTATTGTGCTGAACTCTTTGCATTTCCAAGTGTTAGACGGTTGTGTGAGTAAAATATGTAATGCTGCCTGACATCCGGTTCTAGTGACATCATGAGGtctcttttttctttgtctTTCCGTTATTGTGATTCTTTTGTAACCCTCGGAACAACAAACCCACCTGCGCATTACGATGACTCCGTGAGAACGTCGTACATCATCTTTTCTTGTGCGGAAACCCATCCGTTTCGCATACATTTCGTAGAATGCTTCCCATTTTCCCAGTTTGTCGAGACTCTTGCCTAGGACGTCACATATTTGAATCTCATTCACTGGTTTTGTGATGTTTAGCTCTGCTGTTATGCTTTCCCATTCGTAGGTTTGTTCCTCATTCATGTTCTCTGCTTGAGACTCGGCCTCCATATTG from Cannabis sativa cultivar Pink pepper isolate KNU-18-1 chromosome 4, ASM2916894v1, whole genome shotgun sequence carries:
- the LOC133037115 gene encoding protein FAR1-RELATED SEQUENCE 5-like, producing MEAESQAENMNEEQTYEWESITAELNITKPVNEIQICDVLGKSLDKLGKWEAFYEMYAKRMGFRTRKDDVRRSHGVIVMRRWVCCSEGYKRITITERQRKKRPHDVTRTGCQAALHILLTQPSNTWKCKEFSTIHNHDLASSSEVQFLRSYRVVSDGLLAQVRSMNSVGIKTANIMSHVALQSGGYERMPCQLRDVYNRVAGAKREEKIETDSEGALGFLDCLAERDPNFFVVYQVDEENRLANLFWADGNSRVDYVAFGDVLGFDTTYMTNEYNKPLTVLIGVNHHFNTCIFGFALLLHEKLPSYRWLLQKFLECHGDKKPNVVVCDQDVAMKQAIMEHMPDVTHRLCAWHLNTNASKKVKDPIFLKRFKDLMYNYYEEEDFEARWLDVVETQQLTDNEWYQTTFDTRKQ